The following are from one region of the Corylus avellana chromosome ca1, CavTom2PMs-1.0 genome:
- the LOC132162827 gene encoding 65-kDa microtubule-associated protein 5 isoform X1 (The sequence of the model RefSeq protein was modified relative to this genomic sequence to represent the inferred CDS: added 131 bases not found in genome assembly) has product MTNMPPTRTTCASLLHELQIIWDEIGESDSERDRMLLQLEQECLDFYRKKVEKTRKYKAELHQSLAEAEAEIANVNSALGEHTSFSRGRGTLKEQISAIKPILEELRSKKQERIKQFSEIQSQVVRICAEIAGNGQSNSSDPQVNECDLTVRKLGELKSHLQELQTEKIFRLQKVNSHINTVHELSAVMSIDFSKTLNDVHPSLSDPSGSQLKSISNDTLARLTGVVHSLKQEKQQRLQKLQGLGRTLIELWNLMDTPVDEQKGFEHVTSLISSSLNEVSSQGCLALDVIEQTEVEVERLNALKASKMKELVFKRQNELEEIYRGVHMDVDSDVAREILGSLVDSGNVDLSDLLSSMDDQIAKAKEQALSRKDILDKVEKWRYAIEEEKWLEEYERDENRYSAGRGAHKNLKRAEKARNLVSKISSICENLTAKVKAWEMEKGIPFLYDKVPVLQSLEEYSVLRQEKEEEKRKFREQKRLQEQFAAEQEARFGSKPTPRKPLGQSISANTMVGTPTGRRVTTPSGRHGISAAKERRESGRATNMIPVNYVALPKDDAISRDS; this is encoded by the exons ATGACGAATATGCCCCCCACTCGCACCACTTGCGCCTCTCTTCTTCACGAATTGCAG ATTATATGGGATGAAATTGGTGAGAGTGACAGCGAGAGGGATCGGATGCTTCTACAACTTGAGCAAGAGTGCCTTGATTTTTACCGAAAGAAGGTTGAGAAAACAAGAAAGTACAAGGCTGAATTGCATCAGTCATTGGCCGAGGCTGAGGCCGAAATTGCCAATGTCAACTCTGCTCTTGGGGAGCATACCTCCTTTTCACGG GGAAGGGGCACTCTTAAGGAGCAAATATCTGCCATAAAACCTATTTTGGAGGAGTTGAGGTCAAAGAAGCAAGAAAGAATTAAGCAATTTTCAGAAATACAGTCACAGGTTGTTCGGATATGTGCAGAAATTGCAGGCAATGGCCAATCTAACAGTTCTGATCCACAAGTTAATGAATGTGATCTGACAGTGAGAAAGTTGGGGGAGCTTAAGTCACACCTTCAGGAACTTCAGACTGAAAAG ATTTTTCGATTACAAAAGGTCAATAGCCATATTAATACTGTCCATGAGCTGTCAGCTGTGATGTCGATTGATTTTTCTAAGACACTAAATGACGTGCATCCAAGCTTAAGTGATCCCTCGGGTAGTCAATTAAAGAGCATCAGTAATGACACTCTTGCTAGATTAACGGGTGTGGTCCACTCACTAAAGCAAGAGAAACAACAAAGGCTACAGAAG CTGCAAGGTCTTGGGAGGACACTAATAGAGCTATGGAATCTCATGGACACACCAGTTGATGAGCAAAAGGGATTTGAACATGTAACTAGCTTAATTTCTTCCTCGCTTAATGAGGTGTCAAGTCAAGGATGCCTTGCTTTAGATGTCATTGAACAG ACTGAGGTTGAAGTTGAGCGATTGAATGCTCTGAAAGCTAGCAAAATGAAGGAGTTGGTGTTTAAGAGGCAAAATGAACTAGAAGAAATCTACCGAGGGGTTCATATGGATGTAGATAGTGATGTAGCGCGAGAGATTCTCGGGAGCCTCGTAGATTCTG GTAATGTGGATCTGTCTGATCTTCTTTCAAGCATGGATGATCAGATTGCAAAAGCCAAAGAGCAAGCTCTAAGCAGGAAGGATATCTTGGACAAGGTGGAGAAATGGAGATATGCAATTGAGGAGGAGAAGTGGCTTGAAGAATATGAAAGG GATGAAAATCGCTATAGTGCTGGAAGAGGAGCACACAAAAATCTGAAACGTGCTGAAAAAGCACGGAACCTGGTCAGCAAAATATCAT GAAAAGCGAAAATTTCGG GAGCAGAAACGGCTGCAAGAACAATTTGCTGCAGAACAAGAAGCCCGCTTTGGTTCAAAGCCAACACCAAGGAAGCCGCTGGGTCAAAGCATTAGTGCTAACACCATGGTTGGAACACCCACCGGTCGTCGTGTGACGACTCCTTCAGGCCGTCATGGAATATCAGCCGCGAAGGAGCGTAGAGAGAGTGGCAGGGCCACTAACATGATTCCTGTAAACTACGTTGCTCTTCCAAAGGATGATGCAATCTCTCGGGACAGTTAA
- the LOC132162827 gene encoding 65-kDa microtubule-associated protein 5 isoform X2 (The sequence of the model RefSeq protein was modified relative to this genomic sequence to represent the inferred CDS: added 131 bases not found in genome assembly) — protein sequence MKLVRVTARGIGCFYNLSKSALIFTERRLRKQESTRLNCISHWPRLRPKLPMSTLLLGSIPPFHGGTLKEQISAIKPILEELRSKKQERIKQFSEIQSQVVRICAEIAGNGQSNSSDPQVNECDLTVRKLGELKSHLQELQTEKIFRLQKVNSHINTVHELSAVMSIDFSKTLNDVHPSLSDPSGSQLKSISNDTLARLTGVVHSLKQEKQQRLQKLQGLGRTLIELWNLMDTPVDEQKGFEHVTSLISSSLNEVSSQGCLALDVIEQTEVEVERLNALKASKMKELVFKRQNELEEIYRGVHMDVDSDVAREILGSLVDSGNVDLSDLLSSMDDQIAKAKEQALSRKDILDKVEKWRYAIEEEKWLEEYERDENRYSAGRGAHKNLKRAEKARNLVSKISSICENLTAKVKAWEMEKGIPFLYDKVPVLQSLEEYSVLRQEKEEEKRKFREQKRLQEQFAAEQEARFGSKPTPRKPLGQSISANTMVGTPTGRRVTTPSGRHGISAAKERRESGRATNMIPVNYVALPKDDAISRDS from the exons ATGAAATTGGTGAGAGTGACAGCGAGAGGGATCGGATGCTTCTACAACTTGAGCAAGAGTGCCTTGATTTTTACCGAAAGAAGGTTGAGAAAACAAGAAAGTACAAGGCTGAATTGCATCAGTCATTGGCCGAGGCTGAGGCCGAAATTGCCAATGTCAACTCTGCTCTTGGGGAGCATACCTCCTTTTCACGG GGGCACTCTTAAGGAGCAAATATCTGCCATAAAACCTATTTTGGAGGAGTTGAGGTCAAAGAAGCAAGAAAGAATTAAGCAATTTTCAGAAATACAGTCACAGGTTGTTCGGATATGTGCAGAAATTGCAGGCAATGGCCAATCTAACAGTTCTGATCCACAAGTTAATGAATGTGATCTGACAGTGAGAAAGTTGGGGGAGCTTAAGTCACACCTTCAGGAACTTCAGACTGAAAAG ATTTTTCGATTACAAAAGGTCAATAGCCATATTAATACTGTCCATGAGCTGTCAGCTGTGATGTCGATTGATTTTTCTAAGACACTAAATGACGTGCATCCAAGCTTAAGTGATCCCTCGGGTAGTCAATTAAAGAGCATCAGTAATGACACTCTTGCTAGATTAACGGGTGTGGTCCACTCACTAAAGCAAGAGAAACAACAAAGGCTACAGAAG CTGCAAGGTCTTGGGAGGACACTAATAGAGCTATGGAATCTCATGGACACACCAGTTGATGAGCAAAAGGGATTTGAACATGTAACTAGCTTAATTTCTTCCTCGCTTAATGAGGTGTCAAGTCAAGGATGCCTTGCTTTAGATGTCATTGAACAG ACTGAGGTTGAAGTTGAGCGATTGAATGCTCTGAAAGCTAGCAAAATGAAGGAGTTGGTGTTTAAGAGGCAAAATGAACTAGAAGAAATCTACCGAGGGGTTCATATGGATGTAGATAGTGATGTAGCGCGAGAGATTCTCGGGAGCCTCGTAGATTCTG GTAATGTGGATCTGTCTGATCTTCTTTCAAGCATGGATGATCAGATTGCAAAAGCCAAAGAGCAAGCTCTAAGCAGGAAGGATATCTTGGACAAGGTGGAGAAATGGAGATATGCAATTGAGGAGGAGAAGTGGCTTGAAGAATATGAAAGG GATGAAAATCGCTATAGTGCTGGAAGAGGAGCACACAAAAATCTGAAACGTGCTGAAAAAGCACGGAACCTGGTCAGCAAAATATCAT GAAAAGCGAAAATTTCGG GAGCAGAAACGGCTGCAAGAACAATTTGCTGCAGAACAAGAAGCCCGCTTTGGTTCAAAGCCAACACCAAGGAAGCCGCTGGGTCAAAGCATTAGTGCTAACACCATGGTTGGAACACCCACCGGTCGTCGTGTGACGACTCCTTCAGGCCGTCATGGAATATCAGCCGCGAAGGAGCGTAGAGAGAGTGGCAGGGCCACTAACATGATTCCTGTAAACTACGTTGCTCTTCCAAAGGATGATGCAATCTCTCGGGACAGTTAA
- the LOC132189441 gene encoding WAT1-related protein At5g07050 yields the protein MEKLRCCSNFLESSKPYFAMISLQFGYAGMNIISKVSLNRGMSHYVLVVYRHAFATAVIAPFAFIFERKKQPRITFPVFMQIFVLALLGPVIDQNFYYAGLKFTSPTFSCAISNMLPAMTFVMAVIFRMEKLDLKKARCQAKMVGTGVTVAGAMLMTLYKGPLVELVWSKHIHPHNSFETTSSGSTYDKDFFKGTMFLIIATLAWAGLFVLQAHALKTYRNHQLSLTSLVCFVGTLQAIAVTFVMEHKPSAWKIGFDMRLLAAAYAGIVTSSISYYVQGLVIKKKGPVFATAFSPLMMIIVAIMGSFILAEKIFLGGILGSVLIVVGLYSVLWGKHKESMENKEEEIPDAIKGGQVNGNAVSGIEDIEANGNIQMGKGEADKKATALSCCH from the exons atggagAAGCTCAGATGCTGCAGCAACTTCCTTGAGAGCTCCAAACCCTACTTTGCAATGATATCTTTGCAGTTTGGCTATGCTGGCATGAACATCATCAGTAAGGTTTCCCTCAATAGAGGGATGAGCCACTATGTTCTGGTGGTTTACCGCCATGCCTTTGCAACCGCTGTCATCGCCCCCTTTGCTTTCATTTTTGAGAG GAAAAAGCAACCGAGGATTACATTTCCAGTTTTCATGCAGATTTTTGTCCTTGCTCTTCTTGG GCCGGTGATTGATCAAAACTTCTATTATGCGGGGCTGAAATTCACATCACCAACTTTCTCATGTGCAATAAGCAACATGCTCCCTGCCATGACTTTTGTAATGGCTGTCATATTCCG GATGGAGAAGCTAGACCTGAAGAAAGCTCGGTGCCAAGCAAAGATGGTGGGAACTGGAGTGACAGTAGCTGGGGCTATGTTGATGACTTTGTACAAAGGGCCCCTTGTGGAGTTGGTGTGGTCCAAGCACATCCACCCTCACAACTCTTTTGAGACAACTTCCTCAGGAAGCACTTATGACAAGGACTTTTTTAAGGGAACCATGTTCCTTATCATTGCCACTCTTGCCTGGGCTGGTCTTTTTGTCTTACAA GCTCATGCTTTGAAGACATATAGGAACCATCAGCTGTCTCTTACATCTCTGGTGTGCTTTGTGGGCACTCTACAGGCCATTGCTGTCACCTTTGTCATGGAACACAAACCCTCTGCCTGGAAAATTGGCTTTGACATGAGACTCCTTGCAGCTGCCTATGCT GGAATTGTTACATCAAGCATTTCATACTATGTCCAAGGGCTAGtgataaagaaaaaaggacCTGTCTTTGCAACTGCCTTTAGCCCCTTGATGATGATAATTGTTGCTATTATGGGATCTTTCATCCTGGCAGAAAAGATTTTCCTTGGAGG GATTCTTGGTTCTGTGTTGATTGTTGTGGGCCTTTACTCAGTGCTATGGGGAAAGCACAAAGAGAGCatggaaaataaagaagaggaGATACCAGATGCTATAAAGGGTGGTCAAGTAAATGGCAATGCAGTTTCAGGAATTGAAGATATTGAAGCTAATGGAAATATTCAAATGGGGAAGGGAGAAGCTGATAAGAAAGCAACTGCTCTCTCCTGCTGCCATTAA